The window TCCACGTGGTAGGACTTCGCCATGCCGGACTGGAAGGTCTGGCCCTCCACCACCGGAAAGTCGATGGGGTACTTCGCGCGGAAGAGGCGGAGCTTGTCGGCAGAGTCGTCCGTGTCGATGCCGAGCAGCAGGAGCCGGTCCGGATGGCGACGCGCCAGGTCATCCAGGGAACCGGCCTCCTGCTGGCACGGTCCACACCAACTGGCAAAGAAGCTGAGCAGAACATAGCGGCCCGCCGCGTCTCGCAGAGAGTGGCTGCGGCCGGCCTCGTCGGTCAGCGTGAAGTCCGGAGCCAGCCAGGCCGCGGCATCGTCGGCATGGGCTGCAATGGGAGTATCGTCCTTGCCGGGACGGAGCGGGCCGAGGACGAGCTCCTCCTTCCTCCCACCGCGCTCCAGGGCGACGTTGAGGCGATGGTCATTGGCGGAGAGCACCAGTTCCTTGAGTTGGAAAGGGGCGATGCGCGCGGCCTCGACCCCATTCAGCCGCTGCAACACATCCCCGGGGAGCAGGGTGAGGTGGGCGGTGCCGAGGGAGTGCACGCTGACCACGCGCCAGCCGGCGCTCTCCCACTCCAATTCCACGAGTCCCGTATTGACCCGAGGGTACGTCTCTGCCGCCAGCGGCAGCGCCAGCAGAAACAGGACGAGCAGCTTCTTGCCAGGGCGCATCCCCCGAATAGACGCGCTAGCCGGCGGATGGTTACCGGAACCCGAAGGTCTCACTTCGCGAGCTTCCGGTAGTGGCAGCCCAGGCAGGTGAGCTGGAGCTGGCCGGCCGCCGGGTGGTTGGCCAGGACGAACTTGGCGCGTGTGGCATAGGGAGACGGCTCCAACTCCGCCACGATCCGCTTGAGATACAGGTCGGCCTTGGCCTGGTCGCCCGCCCGGTACCAACCGTCGGCCAGCCCGGCCAGCAATTCGCCGCGAGCGTGGACCGGGCGTTGAGCAAAGTGCTCGTCCAGGCGCAGGGCTTCCTCGTAGTCGGCCAAGCCCTGCCTGAGGGCGGCCTGCGCGCGCTCGGGCGAGGGAATGTTGCGCGAGGCCTGCAGCATCACCGACCCGCGCGGGATCAGGGTGACTATGGAATGGTCCGCCGCGACCGCCTGCTCCATCTCCTGCTGGCCGCGCCGGCGCAGATCGGCCCCCTTGGCGGGATCGCCTTCGCGGAAGGCCCTCCCGCTGAGCACGTCCAGACCGGCGCCGTGCCAGACCAGGGCCTCGGCATCGTTGGGATCCTGCTTCAGCCGCTCCTCGCACAGCTTCATGGCGCGGTCAAAGGCCTCCCGGTCACCGGCCATGCCGGAGAAGAAATCGTCCCGCACCTGGTTGTCGAAGCGTTCGCCCGTCTTGCCCGGCGTGCCGGCGGGCCCCTGGCCCGGCAGGCCTTGCCGGAGCAACAGTACCAGGCCCAGGACCATCAGCATGGTTCCGCTCGCCACCTTTGTGCGGTGAGTGAATCCCATGGTCATCCCTCCCCACGTTCCAGTTGGACGAAGCAACCGCCGATCGGTTAGCCGCCCGGCATGGTTTCAGGGTCCTGTGATAGATTTCTAGTTTGGTCTATGAAAGACGTCGCAGCCTGGGCATTGGACACCGCGAAAACACGTGGGGCCACTTACGCCGACGCGCGCCTGGTGGACGAGCGCGCGCGCTCGCTGGCCACCAAGAACGGCAAGGTGGGCCACGCCTCCGACGGCGCTTCCCAGGGCCTGGGCGTGCGCGTCCTCGTGGATGGCGCCTGGGGCTTCGCCTCGACCGACGCCCTCGACCGCCAGGGCGTGGAAGCCGCGGCCGCGCGCGCCGTGGCCATCGCCCGCGCCTCCGCCCAGGTCAAGCAGCACGACGTCCGCCTGGCGCCGGAGAAGCCCGCCGTCGCCGACTGGACCACGCCCTACAAGGTCGATCCTTTCACCACCTCGGTGGAGGACAACCTGGGCCTGCTGCTGAAAGTGGATGCGGAACTGCGCGCCGTGACTGGAGTCACCCTAGCTGAGGCCAACCTCAACTTCCGCCGCTACGAGCAATGGTTCTACTCCTCCGAGGGCGCCGATATCCACCAGGTGAAGTTCATCACCGGGGCGGGCTTCGCCGCCTATGCCTTCGCCGGTACCGAGATCCAGAAGCGCTCGTTCCCCAACTCCTTCGGCGGGCAGTACCAGAACAAGGGCTACGAACTGATCGAGGAGCTGAGGCTGGTGGAGAACGCGCGCCGCATCGGAGAAGAGGCGGTGGCGCTGCACTCGGCCGCGCAGTGTCCCGAGGGGCGCTTCACCATCATCCTGGACTCCTCGCAACTGGGATTACAGATCCACGAATCCATCGGCCATCCCATCGAGCTGGACCGCGTGCTGGGTATGGAGGCCAACTTTGCCGGCACGTCGTTC is drawn from Terriglobales bacterium and contains these coding sequences:
- a CDS encoding TldD/PmbA family protein; its protein translation is MKDVAAWALDTAKTRGATYADARLVDERARSLATKNGKVGHASDGASQGLGVRVLVDGAWGFASTDALDRQGVEAAAARAVAIARASAQVKQHDVRLAPEKPAVADWTTPYKVDPFTTSVEDNLGLLLKVDAELRAVTGVTLAEANLNFRRYEQWFYSSEGADIHQVKFITGAGFAAYAFAGTEIQKRSFPNSFGGQYQNKGYELIEELRLVENARRIGEEAVALHSAAQCPEGRFTIILDSSQLGLQIHESIGHPIELDRVLGMEANFAGTSFLTLDKLRTLRYGSELVNVVADATLAHGPGLGTFAYDDEGVPAQCTPIITRGQFTGYLSSRETAHAIGEPRSGGTMRAEGWNRLPIIRMTNISILPGEKPLTLERLIADTDEGILFETNRSWSIDDKRYNFQFGTEIGWEIKGGKRGRMLKNPSYSGITTEFWNSMDAICSRDQWTLWGTPNCGKGQPMQTIGTGHGAAPARFRNVKVGSAYKGH
- a CDS encoding TlpA disulfide reductase family protein, with translation MRPGKKLLVLFLLALPLAAETYPRVNTGLVELEWESAGWRVVSVHSLGTAHLTLLPGDVLQRLNGVEAARIAPFQLKELVLSANDHRLNVALERGGRKEELVLGPLRPGKDDTPIAAHADDAAAWLAPDFTLTDEAGRSHSLRDAAGRYVLLSFFASWCGPCQQEAGSLDDLARRHPDRLLLLGIDTDDSADKLRLFRAKYPIDFPVVEGQTFQSGMAKSYHV